A genomic segment from Actinomycetota bacterium encodes:
- a CDS encoding GTP-binding protein has product MAPQKYSLAKTRNIGIMAHIDAGKTTTTERILFYTGRTHKIGEVHDGAATMDWMVQEQERGITITSAATTCFWKDHRIQIIDTPGHVDFTVEVERSLRVLDGACAVFCAVGGVEPQSETVWRQADHYGVPRLAYINKMDRTGADFMNVVQMMKDRLHTRPVLLQLPIGAEDQFSGIIDLVEMHAIHFNEDDKGINPTEEEIPADMAELAEQYRH; this is encoded by the coding sequence ATGGCACCACAGAAGTACTCCCTCGCCAAGACCCGCAACATCGGGATCATGGCCCATATCGACGCCGGCAAGACCACGACGACCGAGCGCATCCTGTTCTATACCGGCAGGACGCACAAGATCGGCGAGGTCCACGACGGCGCCGCGACTATGGACTGGATGGTTCAGGAGCAGGAGCGTGGCATCACGATCACATCTGCTGCGACCACCTGCTTCTGGAAGGACCATCGAATCCAGATTATCGATACGCCCGGCCACGTGGACTTCACAGTCGAGGTCGAGCGTTCGTTGCGAGTGCTCGACGGTGCGTGCGCGGTCTTCTGTGCAGTCGGGGGCGTTGAGCCGCAGTCCGAGACAGTCTGGCGTCAGGCCGATCACTATGGCGTTCCTCGGCTCGCCTACATCAACAAGATGGACCGCACCGGGGCCGATTTCATGAACGTCGTCCAGATGATGAAGGACCGCTTGCACACGCGCCCTGTCCTGCTTCAGCTTCCGATCGGTGCCGAGGACCAGTTCTCCGGCATCATCGATCTTGTCGAAATGCATGCGATTCACTTCAACGAGGATGACAAGGGCATCAATCCCACGGAGGAGGAGATCCCGGCCGACATGGCCGAGTTGGCGGAGCAGTATCGCCAC
- the rpsG gene encoding 30S ribosomal protein S7, with protein sequence MPRRAPATRRDILPDPVYNNRLVTQLINKVLWDGKRSVSERIVYGAFDMIEQKTAGDPLSVFKKAMDNVRPTLEVRPKRVGGATYQVPIEVNSRRSTTLAIRWIVGFARARREKTMAERLSNEIMDAANGLGASVKKREDLYKMAESNRAFSHYRW encoded by the coding sequence ATGCCAAGGCGTGCCCCAGCAACCCGACGTGATATCCTGCCAGACCCGGTGTACAACAACCGGCTCGTGACGCAGCTCATCAACAAGGTGCTCTGGGACGGCAAGCGTTCCGTGTCCGAGCGCATCGTCTATGGTGCGTTCGACATGATCGAGCAGAAGACTGCCGGCGATCCGCTCTCCGTCTTCAAGAAGGCCATGGACAACGTTCGCCCGACCCTCGAGGTTCGTCCCAAGCGTGTCGGCGGTGCGACTTACCAGGTTCCGATCGAGGTGAACTCCCGTCGCTCGACGACTCTCGCGATTCGTTGGATAGTCGGCTTCGCGCGCGCTCGCCGCGAGAAGACCATGGCTGAGCGCCTCTCGAACGAGATCATGGATGCCGCGAACGGGCTCGGGGCCTCGGTGAAGAAGCGCGAGGACCTCTACAAAATGGCGGAGTCGAACCGCGCGTTCAGCCACTACCGCTGGTAG
- the rpsL gene encoding 30S ribosomal protein S12: MPTINQLVRKGRKAKADKSATPALKANPQKRGVCTRVYTTTPKKPNSALRKVARVRLTNQIEITAYIPGIGHNLQEHSIVLVRGGRVKDLPGVRYKIIRAALDCAGVGDRNQARSRYGVKKQK; the protein is encoded by the coding sequence TTGCCGACGATCAACCAGCTGGTCCGGAAGGGCCGCAAGGCGAAGGCAGACAAGAGCGCTACACCTGCGTTGAAGGCCAACCCGCAGAAGCGCGGAGTGTGTACTCGCGTCTACACGACGACGCCCAAGAAGCCGAACTCGGCCCTGCGCAAGGTGGCACGTGTCCGCCTGACCAACCAGATCGAGATCACCGCCTACATTCCGGGTATCGGCCACAACCTGCAGGAGCACTCGATCGTGCTCGTGCGTGGTGGCCGCGTGAAGGACCTTCCCGGTGTGCGCTACAAGATCATTCGCGCGGCTCTCGACTGTGCTGGCGTGGGTGACCGCAATCAGGCCCGTTCGCGATATGGCGTGAAGAAGCAGAAATAG